Proteins encoded within one genomic window of Candidatus Nanopelagicales bacterium:
- a CDS encoding ABC transporter permease — translation MSLALIEMRRAKLRFGLLTVAVSLLIFLVLFLTTLSSALVKSFTGAIEGLDAQVLAYSTTARDNLQASRLEPSTVAKVRKVPGVAKAAGLATSTTSAQLPEGKSDLQVFGFDPAGPGEPTSVTDGRLPTALNEAAVDVPGATLGSTITLEPSKSKLTVVGLLDGAQFSAAPTAYVTLSSYEAVVRAANPKIPFVPYNAIAVTVVPGASAATVADSITADVPALKGYTLDDAVALIPGVESVSQTFGILVALTFIIGIVVIGFFFLILTVQKLRVFTLLRANGASNSRLAGVVAVQITAVVVIAGALAVLLVSGALKGISTGIPVSLSPALAAGTVAAVLVCSLAAGLLSIRRIRKIDPATAAGAR, via the coding sequence CTGGCGTTGATTGAGATGCGACGGGCGAAGCTGCGTTTCGGTTTGCTCACTGTCGCCGTCTCACTGCTGATCTTCCTCGTGCTGTTCCTGACGACTTTGTCCAGCGCGCTGGTCAAGTCGTTCACTGGCGCGATCGAAGGCCTAGACGCGCAGGTACTCGCGTACTCGACGACAGCGCGGGACAACTTGCAGGCCAGTCGCCTGGAACCAAGCACCGTTGCGAAGGTCCGAAAGGTTCCCGGGGTTGCCAAAGCCGCTGGCCTCGCCACCTCCACGACCAGTGCGCAGTTACCCGAAGGCAAGTCAGACCTGCAGGTGTTTGGCTTCGATCCGGCCGGGCCTGGGGAGCCGACATCGGTGACAGACGGCCGCCTGCCCACCGCCTTGAATGAAGCAGCGGTAGACGTCCCCGGCGCGACCCTCGGATCCACGATTACCCTGGAGCCCAGCAAGTCCAAGCTAACGGTCGTGGGGCTCCTCGATGGTGCACAGTTTTCGGCCGCTCCGACCGCCTACGTCACGTTGTCGTCCTACGAGGCAGTCGTCCGGGCGGCTAACCCCAAGATCCCCTTCGTTCCCTACAACGCGATTGCTGTGACGGTCGTGCCTGGCGCGAGTGCGGCTACGGTCGCCGACTCGATCACCGCTGACGTGCCTGCCCTCAAGGGCTACACCCTCGACGACGCTGTGGCTCTGATTCCCGGCGTTGAATCGGTCAGCCAAACCTTTGGCATTCTGGTTGCGCTTACCTTCATCATCGGCATCGTGGTGATCGGATTCTTCTTCCTGATCCTGACGGTGCAGAAGCTTCGGGTCTTCACTCTGCTGCGCGCGAACGGCGCCTCGAATTCCCGACTAGCTGGCGTCGTCGCTGTTCAGATCACCGCCGTGGTCGTCATCGCGGGTGCGCTGGCCGTGTTGCTGGTCAGCGGGGCACTCAAGGGAATCAGCACCGGTATTCCGGTGTCACTGAGCCCCGCATTGGCTGCTGGAACCGTGGCCGCGGTGTTGGTTTGCAGTTTGGCTGCGGGCCTGTTAAGCATTCGCCGCATTCGAAAGATCGACCCGGCTACCGCGGCAGGTGCCCGATGA